The Streptomyces pactum genome contains a region encoding:
- a CDS encoding alpha/beta fold hydrolase produces the protein MPICTTRDGVDIFYKDWGRGRPVVFIHGWPLNGDAWQDQLKAVADAGYRGIAHDRRGHGRSTPVYDGYDFDTFADDLNDLITGLDLRDVTLVAHSMGGGELARYIGRHGTERVRSAVLLSAITPLMLRGPDNPEGVPQSVFDGLKAGILEERSQFWQDTAVGFFSADDGGDKVTQGNKDAFWYMAMAQTVQGGVDCVDAFGTTDFHEDLEKFDVPTLVVHGDDDRIVPIDATGRKVARLVAGAELKVYEGASHGIAMVPGDKERFNADLLAFLEK, from the coding sequence ATGCCCATCTGCACCACCCGCGACGGCGTGGACATCTTCTACAAGGACTGGGGCCGGGGCCGTCCGGTCGTGTTCATCCACGGCTGGCCGCTGAACGGCGACGCCTGGCAGGACCAGCTCAAGGCGGTGGCCGACGCGGGTTACCGCGGCATCGCCCACGACCGCCGCGGCCACGGCCGTTCCACGCCGGTCTACGACGGCTACGACTTCGACACCTTCGCCGACGACCTGAACGATCTGATCACCGGCCTCGACCTGCGCGACGTCACTCTCGTCGCGCACTCCATGGGCGGCGGTGAACTAGCCCGCTACATCGGCCGGCACGGCACCGAGCGGGTCCGTTCCGCGGTGCTCCTGTCCGCGATCACGCCGCTGATGCTGCGGGGGCCGGACAACCCCGAGGGCGTTCCCCAGTCGGTGTTCGACGGCCTCAAGGCCGGCATCCTCGAGGAGCGCTCACAGTTCTGGCAGGACACCGCGGTCGGCTTCTTCTCCGCCGACGACGGCGGCGACAAGGTCACGCAGGGAAACAAGGACGCCTTCTGGTACATGGCGATGGCCCAGACCGTCCAGGGCGGCGTCGACTGCGTGGACGCGTTCGGCACCACGGACTTCCACGAGGACCTCGAGAAGTTCGACGTCCCCACCCTCGTCGTCCACGGCGACGACGACCGGATCGTCCCCATCGACGCCACGGGCCGCAAGGTCGCCCGGCTCGTGGCGGGCGCGGAGCTGAAGGTCTACGAGGGGGCCTCCCACGGCATCGCCATGGTGCCCGGCGACAAGGAGAGGTTCAACGCGGACCTCCTGGCGTTCCTGGAGAAGTAA
- a CDS encoding class F sortase yields the protein MAVPPSPPADGEPAPTGSRSGMTVLLAVALLILAMSLIGGNDTSADSARPPLAAQPGASAPSAPSAPSASSAPSALSAPSAAGRPAADLPRSKPVRLLIPEISVDAPFTDLAIGANGQLQAPPPDDTNLVGWYAKGASPGEEGTSIIAGHVDTKTSAAVFARLGQLEEGDVFHVERADGRKVSFEVDSLETFDKDDFPSKRVYGDADRAEVRLITCAGDYDRKAKDYTDNLVVFAHLT from the coding sequence ATGGCAGTTCCCCCTTCTCCCCCCGCGGACGGCGAGCCGGCGCCGACCGGGTCCCGCTCGGGCATGACGGTGCTGCTGGCCGTGGCCCTCCTGATCCTGGCGATGAGCCTGATCGGCGGCAACGACACCTCGGCCGACTCCGCCCGGCCACCGCTCGCCGCCCAGCCTGGCGCGTCGGCCCCGTCCGCCCCGTCCGCCCCGTCGGCCTCGTCGGCCCCGTCAGCCCTGTCGGCCCCGTCGGCCGCCGGCCGGCCCGCGGCGGACCTGCCGCGGTCGAAGCCGGTGCGCCTGCTCATCCCGGAGATTTCCGTCGACGCCCCCTTCACCGACCTCGCCATCGGTGCGAACGGACAGCTCCAGGCCCCGCCGCCCGACGACACCAACCTCGTCGGCTGGTACGCCAAGGGCGCGTCCCCCGGGGAGGAGGGCACCTCGATCATCGCCGGGCACGTGGACACGAAGACGTCCGCCGCCGTCTTCGCGCGCCTCGGCCAGTTGGAGGAGGGCGACGTCTTCCACGTGGAGAGGGCCGACGGACGCAAGGTGTCGTTCGAGGTCGACAGCCTGGAGACCTTCGACAAGGACGACTTCCCCAGCAAACGCGTGTACGGCGACGCGGACCGGGCCGAGGTACGGCTGATCACCTGCGCGGGCGACTACGACCGGAAGGCCAAGGACTACACGGACAACCTGGTGGTCTTCGCGCACCTCACCTGA
- a CDS encoding SchA/CurD-like domain-containing protein — protein MTITSPPASEPLTRQASHHVSQSVFDGSRLRVVLLVEVYDGAQQQFLETYEQLRSHVESVPGHLGEQLCQSIENPSQWLITSEWESAPPFLNWVSSEEHVRMVKPLHSCVRDTRSLRFHVVRETGHPGAGAGTARGGLQTSPRIGDGVIRHALTFTVKPGSEDAVGKILADYASPEPRVDDTTRLCRTSLFLHGNRVVRAIEVRGDLLAALRHVAEQPEVRAVEEAINPYLEQVRDLGDPESARVFYTRAALPAVHHVTAGEEDPAARRQALSYPARPGCGMRLARLLADRDEAAADDPHSPVLCSTIFQRDDVVVRMVDVRGRLDAGDPSVSLGLTDPAQVAELTTLLDGPAGTAGPAPAGGDLTRALGGARMELVTDRRSPGA, from the coding sequence ATGACCATCACGTCCCCACCTGCTTCCGAACCGCTGACGCGGCAGGCGTCGCACCATGTCTCCCAGTCCGTGTTCGACGGCTCCAGGCTCCGGGTCGTCCTGCTGGTGGAGGTCTACGACGGAGCCCAGCAGCAGTTCCTCGAGACGTACGAGCAACTGCGCAGCCACGTGGAGTCCGTTCCCGGACACCTCGGCGAGCAACTGTGCCAGTCCATCGAGAACCCCTCCCAGTGGCTCATCACCAGCGAGTGGGAGAGCGCCCCGCCCTTTCTGAACTGGGTGAGCAGCGAAGAACACGTGCGGATGGTGAAGCCGCTGCACAGTTGTGTCCGGGACACCAGGTCACTGCGCTTCCACGTCGTCCGCGAGACGGGGCACCCGGGGGCGGGCGCCGGGACCGCCCGGGGCGGGCTCCAGACGTCGCCCCGGATCGGTGACGGTGTGATCCGGCACGCGCTCACCTTCACGGTGAAGCCGGGCAGCGAGGACGCGGTCGGCAAGATCCTCGCCGACTACGCCTCGCCCGAGCCGCGCGTCGACGACACCACACGGCTGTGCCGCACCTCCCTGTTCCTGCACGGCAACCGGGTGGTGCGGGCCATCGAGGTGCGCGGGGACCTGCTCGCGGCCCTGCGGCACGTGGCGGAGCAGCCCGAGGTGCGGGCCGTCGAGGAGGCCATCAACCCGTACCTGGAGCAGGTCCGGGACCTGGGCGACCCGGAGTCCGCCCGGGTGTTCTACACGCGGGCGGCACTGCCCGCCGTCCACCACGTGACCGCGGGCGAGGAGGACCCGGCGGCGCGGCGGCAGGCGTTGTCGTACCCGGCCCGGCCGGGCTGCGGCATGCGGCTGGCCCGGCTGCTCGCCGACCGCGACGAGGCGGCGGCGGACGACCCGCACAGCCCGGTCCTGTGCAGCACGATCTTCCAGCGCGACGACGTCGTGGTGCGGATGGTCGACGTACGAGGCCGTCTCGACGCCGGTGACCCGTCGGTGTCCCTCGGCCTCACGGACCCCGCACAGGTGGCCGAGCTGACGACCCTCCTGGACGGCCCGGCCGGTACGGCCGGACCCGCTCCGGCGGGCGGCGACCTCACCCGGGCGCTCGGGGGCGCCCGCATGGAGCTCGTCACCGACCGCCGCTCGCCCGGCGCCTGA